The following are from one region of the Synechococcus sp. CBW1108 genome:
- a CDS encoding DUF1825 family protein → MAFFESEIVQDEAKRLFGDYQQLMQLGSEYGKFDREGKKLYIEKMEDMMERYRVFMKRFELSEDFQAKLTVEQLRTQLGQFGMTPETMFQQMHQTLERMKSQLDAPA, encoded by the coding sequence ATGGCGTTCTTTGAATCCGAGATCGTTCAAGACGAGGCCAAGCGTCTGTTTGGCGATTACCAGCAGCTGATGCAGCTGGGCAGTGAATATGGCAAGTTCGATCGGGAGGGCAAAAAGCTCTACATCGAAAAGATGGAAGACATGATGGAGCGCTATCGGGTGTTCATGAAGCGCTTTGAGCTCTCCGAGGATTTCCAGGCCAAGCTCACCGTCGAGCAGCTACGCACCCAGCTGGGCCAGTTCGGGATGACACCCGAAACAATGTTCCAGCAGATGCACCAGACCCTCGAACGGATGAAGAGCCAGCTGGATGCTCCCGCCTAG
- a CDS encoding response regulator transcription factor → MDFTPRLEQIRQNTGQIDNLLRDARLVVCLGNRAMLSLFVGSQIGQRQLVGAATCEASGLALVERHQPTMVFLSDTLEQGSGIALVQQIKSRWPSIHTLLLITQEHRQAPIQQAIQAGCDGLLVESRLGLGSAAAALHAISGGGVYIDRSLKELFRQGPGATGPIEALSERERDVLTLVARGETNGEIGQQLFIATDTVKSPR, encoded by the coding sequence ATGGACTTCACCCCAAGGCTCGAGCAGATCCGCCAGAACACCGGCCAGATCGACAACCTGCTGAGGGACGCCCGGCTGGTGGTGTGCCTGGGCAACCGGGCCATGCTCAGCCTTTTTGTGGGCAGCCAGATCGGCCAGAGACAGCTGGTGGGCGCGGCCACCTGCGAAGCCAGCGGCCTGGCCCTGGTGGAGCGACACCAGCCCACGATGGTGTTTCTGAGCGACACCCTGGAGCAGGGCTCGGGGATTGCCCTGGTGCAGCAGATCAAGAGTCGCTGGCCTTCGATCCACACCCTTTTATTGATCACCCAGGAGCACCGGCAGGCCCCGATCCAGCAGGCAATCCAGGCCGGCTGTGATGGCCTGCTGGTGGAATCGCGCCTGGGGCTGGGCAGCGCCGCCGCCGCCCTGCACGCCATCAGCGGCGGCGGGGTCTACATCGACCGCAGCCTCAAGGAGTTGTTCCGCCAGGGGCCCGGCGCAACGGGGCCGATCGAAGCCCTCAGCGAGCGCGAAAGGGATGTGTTGACACTGGTGGCGCGCGGCGAGACCAATGGGGAGATCGGCCAGCAGCTGTTCATCGCCACTGACACGGTGAAGTCCCCTCGCTAA
- a CDS encoding phage/plasmid primase, P4 family, protein MEGIRSVLEPSDLPESLAHLRKDADKGAILFSWTTVTGDVLPQLRLDKPPTGQDGKKKGYRFPKDSTMVLSVPPGCRDLVMDAGAPLLIVEGTKQHLAAASALAGAEGADRYAVVGISGCRGWLKDGRPIPCLHEIPLAGRKVFIAFDADVTTNREVHDAATQLAETLTTEFLVRQVLFILSGRSGKDGLDDILGGHPAENRQQIMLRLIQKATPDRIPGRAPAWPKARTAQGFFNREERFLPVTMWNYLVDQQPMAITRERSTEKAMKGAVVVYEAGVYRNGESRLFQLSICRALGEEIALGYIDLVTEIALNELTAAGRVIPERMDLLLVNCRNGLVDVMTGELLPHDPDILTLFQVPVSYDPKATCPKYEAWLEERLPGQMAALEDVSCQVLDRTRTPQRFIFLYGPPRSGKSTYQRIAIALVGKENTSSVTLHQLSDDRFASANLYGKVLNVAADLSSRDVRDLSNLKMLTGEDQLTANRKYGVQFNFTNQALMVFSANDVPAVNDPTGAYQERAMPFHFSSQFLGKEDPRIEAAIMEELPGILNRFIRALRAHRERGGYIGTDDVTRANFSRQSNRAKEYLDEMTRPVERPEGTPRAIVWTSWQSWAQDNGYNPGGRNGFFEKVRSCGVDEFTPKGGSKSFALKVIDPETQDDEGGDDRVGGFGGGAGDDNGKTVDGSDPSGGIGSGPAGGAQSAVLGPVGDFSLTPSEGHISPTEVEIFPKPGCEKTADPPENCRPASSTEAPNPLSDKEVARSAVPSPELPTTATPSAILGSEVPMVFDLETRSANQRFAPGVTGFVRLIGHTSPDGIVTSTDPEVVLGHGGVLVAHNGFGFDFLVLARHHGFDLLQAGEQGQLIDTMVLAALALPPVGGDGEKAMKNWSLDRLGEQLLGQPKSDNVVRLGEQHGGIDQIPVDDPAYIDYCRQDVAIAQGLFERFAPGGRLTPYQQREMRLMARLAASITLNGFRVDVDLLHQRIAEGQRAKDECLHWLVETYDLPTTTADGKRAKNPAATQAGKDAICRAFADMGVTLPLTDKGNVSTSNETMKELIESAGSSPEVIRLAEAIQRLNGIRTVYQMVLNHLQGDRIHPELFACQLNGRFSVRPGMTNLGKRGGKVAERAIFLPDSDDHVLIACDLSQIDARAVAVHSQDPAYMALFDIDPATGLPRDIHTEVAKAIWGDPARRSDAKPINHGINYGMAASTLAKVTGQSELEAVRTLGTFFRRFPRLREWQETVRKKGEQGVPLDNGFGRMMRVNPERAYTQAPALVGCGCARDLMVEGILRLPVEIVPMLRMFIHDELVFSVPKSDAPEIEAAILKALQFDWAPHEGMRPIRVLAELGARGNNWAEVYAKD, encoded by the coding sequence ATGGAAGGCATCCGCTCCGTCCTGGAGCCGTCGGACCTGCCCGAATCGCTGGCCCACCTGAGGAAGGACGCGGATAAAGGCGCGATCCTGTTCTCCTGGACCACCGTCACCGGTGACGTTCTACCTCAGCTCCGGCTGGACAAACCGCCCACCGGCCAGGACGGCAAAAAGAAGGGCTACAGGTTCCCGAAGGACTCGACGATGGTTCTGTCGGTGCCGCCCGGGTGCCGGGACCTGGTCATGGACGCTGGCGCGCCCCTGTTGATCGTAGAAGGAACGAAGCAGCACCTGGCCGCAGCATCGGCACTGGCCGGGGCGGAAGGGGCCGACCGCTACGCAGTGGTGGGGATCAGCGGCTGCAGGGGCTGGTTGAAGGACGGGCGGCCGATTCCCTGCCTTCATGAGATCCCGCTGGCCGGGCGAAAGGTCTTCATCGCCTTCGACGCTGACGTGACGACGAACCGAGAAGTTCACGACGCCGCCACCCAGCTAGCCGAAACACTGACCACGGAGTTCCTGGTGCGCCAGGTGCTGTTCATCCTGTCGGGCCGCAGCGGGAAGGACGGCCTGGACGACATCTTGGGTGGCCATCCGGCTGAAAATCGGCAGCAAATCATGCTGCGGCTGATCCAGAAGGCGACTCCGGATCGCATCCCCGGGAGGGCTCCGGCATGGCCGAAGGCGCGGACAGCCCAGGGGTTCTTCAACCGTGAAGAGCGCTTCCTGCCGGTGACGATGTGGAACTACCTCGTCGACCAGCAGCCGATGGCGATCACCCGGGAAAGGAGCACTGAAAAGGCCATGAAGGGGGCCGTCGTCGTCTACGAAGCGGGCGTCTACCGGAACGGCGAATCGCGGCTCTTCCAGCTGTCGATCTGTCGGGCGCTGGGAGAAGAGATCGCCCTGGGCTACATCGATCTTGTTACAGAAATCGCCCTGAACGAACTGACCGCCGCGGGGCGCGTGATCCCGGAGCGGATGGATCTATTGCTGGTGAACTGCCGCAATGGGCTGGTCGACGTGATGACCGGCGAACTGCTGCCCCACGACCCGGACATCCTGACCCTGTTCCAGGTACCGGTGTCGTACGACCCGAAAGCAACCTGCCCGAAGTACGAAGCCTGGCTGGAAGAACGGCTGCCGGGCCAGATGGCCGCCCTGGAAGACGTGTCCTGCCAGGTGCTGGACAGGACCAGGACGCCGCAACGGTTCATCTTCCTGTACGGCCCGCCGCGCTCCGGGAAGTCGACGTACCAGCGGATCGCGATCGCGTTGGTAGGTAAGGAGAACACCAGTTCGGTCACACTTCACCAGCTGTCGGACGACCGCTTCGCCAGCGCGAACCTCTACGGGAAGGTTCTGAACGTGGCGGCAGACCTGTCGTCCAGGGACGTGAGGGATCTGTCGAACCTGAAGATGCTGACCGGTGAAGACCAGCTGACCGCAAACCGGAAGTACGGGGTTCAGTTCAACTTCACCAACCAGGCCCTGATGGTGTTCAGCGCGAATGACGTCCCCGCGGTGAACGACCCGACAGGGGCGTACCAGGAACGGGCGATGCCGTTCCATTTCTCCAGCCAGTTCCTGGGGAAGGAAGACCCACGAATTGAAGCCGCGATCATGGAGGAGCTACCCGGCATCCTGAACCGCTTTATACGGGCACTGCGGGCCCATCGGGAGCGGGGCGGCTACATCGGCACCGACGACGTCACTAGGGCCAACTTCAGCCGGCAGTCCAACAGGGCGAAAGAGTACCTGGACGAGATGACAAGGCCAGTCGAACGACCCGAAGGGACTCCCAGGGCGATCGTGTGGACCAGCTGGCAGTCCTGGGCCCAAGACAACGGCTACAACCCCGGCGGCAGGAACGGGTTCTTTGAAAAGGTCCGTAGCTGCGGGGTCGATGAATTCACTCCGAAAGGGGGGTCGAAGTCCTTCGCTTTGAAGGTCATTGACCCGGAAACCCAAGACGACGAAGGCGGCGACGACCGTGTCGGTGGTTTTGGGGGCGGTGCTGGCGACGACAACGGAAAAACTGTCGACGGGTCAGATCCCAGTGGCGGCATAGGTTCTGGGCCTGCGGGGGGGGCACAGTCGGCAGTTTTGGGGCCAGTCGGCGATTTTTCCCTAACCCCCTCTGAGGGACATATCTCACCGACAGAGGTTGAAATATTCCCTAAGCCAGGGTGCGAAAAAACTGCCGACCCCCCTGAAAACTGCCGACCAGCGTCTTCGACAGAAGCCCCGAACCCCCTCTCCGACAAGGAAGTCGCCCGGTCGGCGGTTCCCAGCCCAGAACTACCGACTACCGCCACTCCGTCGGCAATTTTGGGATCTGAGGTACCGATGGTCTTTGACCTGGAAACCCGCAGCGCCAACCAGCGGTTTGCCCCGGGAGTGACGGGCTTCGTGCGACTGATCGGCCATACCAGCCCAGATGGCATCGTTACATCCACAGACCCCGAAGTGGTGCTGGGCCATGGCGGCGTCCTGGTGGCCCATAACGGCTTCGGCTTCGACTTCCTGGTGCTGGCCCGTCATCACGGCTTCGACCTGCTCCAGGCAGGGGAACAGGGACAGCTGATCGACACCATGGTCCTGGCGGCCCTGGCCCTGCCCCCCGTCGGCGGTGACGGCGAGAAAGCCATGAAGAACTGGTCCTTGGATCGCTTGGGAGAACAGCTGCTGGGCCAGCCGAAATCCGACAACGTCGTGCGACTAGGCGAACAGCACGGCGGCATTGATCAGATACCGGTCGACGATCCTGCCTACATCGACTACTGCCGCCAGGACGTCGCTATCGCCCAGGGCCTGTTCGAGCGTTTCGCACCCGGCGGCCGGCTCACCCCTTACCAGCAGCGAGAGATGCGGCTGATGGCCCGCCTAGCCGCAAGCATCACCCTGAACGGCTTCCGGGTTGACGTGGATCTGCTCCACCAGCGCATCGCCGAGGGCCAGCGCGCTAAGGACGAATGCTTGCACTGGCTGGTGGAGACCTACGACCTGCCCACCACTACCGCCGACGGGAAACGGGCGAAGAACCCCGCCGCCACGCAGGCCGGGAAAGACGCCATCTGCCGCGCCTTCGCCGACATGGGCGTGACCCTGCCTCTCACAGATAAGGGCAATGTCAGCACGTCCAACGAAACCATGAAGGAGCTAATCGAATCGGCCGGCAGCAGCCCGGAGGTTATACGACTGGCTGAAGCAATCCAGCGCCTGAACGGCATTCGCACTGTGTACCAGATGGTCCTGAACCACCTTCAGGGCGATCGGATCCACCCGGAGTTGTTCGCCTGCCAGCTGAACGGTCGCTTCAGCGTGCGCCCCGGCATGACCAACCTAGGTAAGCGTGGCGGGAAGGTCGCCGAACGGGCCATCTTCCTGCCTGATTCCGACGACCACGTGCTGATCGCCTGCGACCTGTCGCAGATCGACGCCCGGGCCGTGGCGGTCCACTCCCAGGACCCGGCCTATATGGCGCTGTTCGACATCGACCCCGCCACCGGCCTGCCCCGCGACATCCACACCGAAGTGGCCAAAGCCATCTGGGGCGATCCCGCCCGCCGCAGCGACGCGAAGCCGATCAACCACGGGATCAACTACGGCATGGCGGCCAGCACCCTGGCCAAGGTCACCGGTCAGAGCGAATTAGAAGCCGTCCGCACGCTCGGAACCTTCTTTCGCCGCTTCCCCCGCCTGCGCGAATGGCAGGAGACGGTCCGTAAGAAGGGCGAACAGGGGGTACCCCTGGACAACGGCTTCGGCCGCATGATGCGCGTGAACCCGGAGCGGGCCTACACCCAGGCCCCGGCTCTGGTGGGCTGCGGCTGCGCCCGTGATCTGATGGTCGAAGGGATCCTGCGACTGCCGGTGGAGATCGTTCCCATGCTGCGCATGTTCATCCATGACGAATTGGTTTTCAGCGTGCCGAAGTCCGACGCCCCAGAAATCGAAGCCGCGATCCTGAAGGCTCTGCAGTTTGACTGGGCTCCCCACGAAGGAATGCGGCCGATCAGGGTCCTGGCTGAACTTGGCGCACGTGGAAACAACTGGGCCGAGGTTTATGCGAAGGACTAA
- a CDS encoding IS5 family transposase: MYVFQHAGQLSIEEFYTPFGGKLDANNRWVLLRNLIPWMPLEGQYAPQFSAKTGAPAKPFQMAFGALYIQQRLGVTDRETVQLITESPYLQFFIGLSAYQAMPPFDPSMMVHFRKRIGPDLVKICNDMTKANGIAMIKEMLVSAEEDDSEQEEEQQLAAIDEALGVKPATLDPECNWGTLILDATCVPDDIPYPVDLRLLNEAREATEKIIDELFKQLQGKINRKPRCNRDKARNRFLAIIKKKRPKCAEIREVKRFQLNEIRRNLRAIDQMIHCGAMLLELGTQLYRKLLITSELYRQQQEMYDADSRRIDDRIVNLSKPHVRPIVRGKAGRRTEFGAKISISDDNGFVDVDRISWDNYNEANDLITRAKQYKEERGYYPARICADSIYMTLGNKKFCAENNIRLSGRPRKKQVEAEVQTAEQQELFKSDLRKRSVIEGRIGTSKRKYGLDRIMTKLIETSRTVITMAFFVMNAEKVLRLLRLLFSILVSVYILMLYLLASWRRPALLWAA, from the coding sequence ATGTACGTTTTTCAGCACGCAGGTCAGCTATCGATCGAGGAGTTTTACACGCCCTTCGGCGGCAAGCTGGATGCCAATAATCGCTGGGTTCTGCTTCGTAACCTGATTCCATGGATGCCGCTGGAAGGCCAGTATGCACCCCAATTCAGTGCCAAGACAGGAGCACCGGCCAAGCCGTTTCAGATGGCGTTCGGTGCGCTCTACATCCAGCAACGCCTGGGAGTGACAGACCGCGAAACGGTTCAGCTGATCACGGAATCACCGTATCTACAATTTTTCATTGGCTTGAGTGCGTACCAGGCAATGCCACCGTTTGATCCATCGATGATGGTGCATTTTCGTAAGCGCATTGGCCCTGATCTGGTCAAGATCTGCAATGACATGACCAAGGCCAATGGCATTGCGATGATTAAAGAGATGCTGGTTTCGGCGGAGGAGGATGATAGCGAACAAGAAGAGGAGCAACAGCTTGCTGCCATCGACGAAGCGCTAGGGGTGAAGCCTGCAACGTTGGATCCTGAATGTAACTGGGGTACTCTGATTCTCGATGCAACCTGCGTGCCTGATGACATTCCCTACCCAGTAGATCTGAGGTTGCTGAACGAAGCGAGAGAGGCGACTGAGAAGATCATCGACGAACTGTTCAAGCAGTTGCAGGGAAAGATCAATCGCAAACCCCGCTGCAACCGGGATAAAGCTCGGAATCGGTTTCTGGCCATCATCAAGAAGAAAAGGCCCAAATGCGCAGAGATCCGGGAGGTCAAGCGCTTTCAGCTCAACGAGATCCGGAGAAACCTCAGAGCAATTGATCAGATGATCCATTGCGGTGCAATGCTTTTGGAGCTTGGAACCCAGCTCTACCGCAAGCTGCTGATCACCAGTGAACTGTACCGGCAGCAGCAGGAGATGTATGACGCTGATAGCCGGCGCATCGACGATCGAATTGTCAATTTGTCAAAACCACACGTGCGGCCGATCGTGAGGGGCAAGGCAGGAAGGCGAACAGAGTTCGGTGCGAAGATCTCAATATCAGATGATAATGGTTTTGTAGATGTGGATCGAATCAGCTGGGACAACTACAATGAAGCCAACGACCTGATCACACGTGCCAAGCAATACAAGGAAGAGCGAGGGTACTATCCAGCACGAATCTGTGCCGATTCAATCTATATGACATTAGGCAACAAGAAGTTCTGCGCAGAAAATAACATCAGGCTCAGTGGCCGTCCACGCAAGAAGCAGGTAGAGGCCGAGGTGCAGACAGCAGAGCAACAAGAGCTTTTTAAATCAGACTTGAGAAAGCGTTCCGTGATCGAAGGAAGAATCGGAACGAGCAAACGGAAATATGGACTGGATCGGATCATGACCAAGCTGATTGAAACATCAAGAACGGTGATCACGATGGCGTTCTTTGTGATGAATGCCGAGAAGGTTCTCAGGCTACTGCGCCTCTTATTCTCTATTCTTGTCTCTGTGTACATCCTGATGCTCTATTTGCTCGCCTCCTGGCGCCGTCCAGCGCTTCTGTGGGCTGCTTAG
- a CDS encoding LysM domain-containing protein: MEQPLSPLNQGLNPVRAAGQWGQLVGLPAASPALDSRVALPVAAPLWLALQPYANARLCLFEVDRPESRNPIPIRRHVIDCFLEQGGIVGGYNDTALTDPGDVLLRGYLCRAAILPISTSNTFDWLAAELPWATPGFRGEAPLPWDPTLLGTVQAPCQGVMWLGDLAQLSPQGGLPSGGRAQFAGCLVQHFGADYGPGGIGLLVQPLLGEAIQLVLRPHSVLVLRSGDTLNLIAERYGTTVATLRRSNPQLESTQTITAVEGDSLAVLAGRHGTTESKLRSLNPVLQQSEAYLTSEGET; this comes from the coding sequence ATGGAGCAGCCCCTCTCGCCGCTGAACCAGGGTCTAAACCCTGTGCGGGCTGCAGGGCAGTGGGGGCAACTGGTGGGATTGCCGGCGGCATCACCAGCGCTCGACAGCCGGGTGGCACTGCCCGTGGCGGCGCCTCTATGGCTGGCCTTGCAGCCCTACGCCAATGCCCGACTCTGCTTGTTTGAAGTGGACCGGCCCGAAAGCCGCAACCCCATCCCGATCCGCCGACACGTGATCGACTGCTTCCTCGAGCAAGGCGGCATCGTGGGCGGCTACAACGACACCGCTCTCACCGATCCGGGGGATGTGCTGCTGCGCGGTTACCTCTGCCGTGCGGCAATCCTGCCGATAAGCACCAGCAACACCTTTGACTGGCTGGCGGCTGAACTGCCCTGGGCCACCCCAGGCTTTCGCGGTGAGGCACCGCTGCCCTGGGATCCAACGCTGCTGGGCACGGTGCAGGCCCCCTGCCAGGGGGTGATGTGGCTAGGGGACCTAGCCCAGCTGTCGCCTCAGGGTGGTCTGCCATCAGGAGGTCGGGCCCAATTCGCCGGCTGCCTGGTGCAGCACTTCGGGGCGGACTACGGCCCTGGCGGCATCGGTTTATTGGTACAGCCGCTGCTGGGGGAAGCGATCCAGCTGGTGCTTAGGCCCCACAGCGTGCTGGTGCTCAGAAGTGGCGACACCTTGAACTTGATAGCTGAGCGCTATGGCACCACCGTGGCCACCTTGCGGCGGAGCAACCCCCAGCTGGAAAGCACCCAAACGATCACCGCAGTCGAGGGTGACTCGCTTGCGGTCCTGGCCGGCCGCCATGGCACGACTGAAAGCAAGCTGCGCAGCCTCAACCCGGTGCTGCAGCAAAGCGAGGCCTACCTCACCAGTGAGGGGGAAACCTGA
- a CDS encoding DUF4055 domain-containing protein, whose protein sequence is MSQPPNQPPWLEHPTLAGLRDRLQLVYDCWTLLELPDGTSRRPVYLPHGIEEPETCYLKRLEAARPTGFYRDALRTYAGMLSRLSWQELPDSLSRVATDVDGQGTDLGVFLFLADLLTLRDGGCLILQLPPQHRWPSEGDRLEALAKGDRLSLPRLQLVPRGDLLNWRLPTDTASAAPASGPVEIVWREPRRQALPPRFATGNAAVPTVLIDAHGGLVPDPQAWLYRSLSVTDDGLVLRSWQANPNPGAVDGYDVVPVGEPSLLPQRFDLPALWYSVDGSAFGEGDLPHLGLAHQYLNHYRCRSDYEDLLSRTALPVGVRTGLVDAYGFRRSDGALGSPQGAGAGDAQRPQRLVLSTSSFMDLPEGAKFQWVEIEARSLAEHRAYLQQLEEAIRRDALIPAGHPAGGHGPARTELEISLTAGQSFAVLQSLAGQKSSMLSTLLRQWTRLTGEKLSDTPACSVEISPLVPPQPPRKPQPSVQEWLVLHERGVIDGAELRQQLGLGEPNVASGG, encoded by the coding sequence GTGTCCCAGCCCCCTAACCAACCCCCCTGGCTGGAACACCCCACCCTCGCTGGCCTGAGAGACCGCCTGCAGCTGGTCTACGACTGCTGGACCCTGCTGGAGCTCCCCGACGGCACCAGCCGCCGGCCGGTCTACCTCCCCCACGGCATCGAGGAGCCCGAGACCTGCTACCTCAAGCGACTGGAAGCAGCCCGCCCCACCGGCTTCTACCGCGATGCCCTACGCACCTACGCCGGGATGCTGTCCCGCCTGAGCTGGCAGGAGCTGCCCGACTCGCTGAGCCGGGTGGCCACTGATGTCGATGGCCAGGGCACCGACCTGGGGGTGTTCCTGTTCCTGGCCGATCTGCTCACCCTGCGCGATGGCGGCTGCCTGATCCTGCAGCTGCCACCCCAGCACCGCTGGCCCTCAGAAGGTGACCGGCTGGAAGCCCTCGCCAAGGGTGACCGGCTCTCCCTGCCGCGGCTGCAGCTGGTGCCCCGAGGCGACCTCCTCAACTGGCGCCTGCCTACCGATACCGCCAGTGCGGCTCCGGCGTCGGGCCCGGTGGAGATCGTTTGGCGGGAGCCGCGCCGCCAGGCACTGCCGCCCCGTTTCGCCACTGGTAATGCTGCTGTACCAACCGTGCTGATCGACGCCCATGGCGGCCTGGTGCCGGACCCGCAGGCCTGGCTTTACCGAAGCCTCTCGGTGACGGATGACGGTCTGGTGCTGCGCAGCTGGCAGGCCAATCCCAATCCTGGCGCCGTTGATGGCTACGACGTGGTGCCGGTGGGGGAGCCTTCGCTGCTGCCGCAGCGCTTTGACCTGCCGGCTCTCTGGTACTCAGTAGATGGCAGCGCCTTTGGTGAGGGGGATCTGCCCCACCTGGGTCTGGCCCACCAATACCTCAACCACTACCGCTGCCGCAGCGATTACGAGGATCTGTTGTCACGCACCGCGCTGCCGGTGGGCGTACGCACCGGGCTGGTGGATGCCTACGGCTTCCGGCGCAGCGATGGCGCTCTGGGATCTCCGCAAGGAGCTGGAGCCGGGGATGCCCAACGCCCCCAGCGCCTGGTGCTCTCCACCTCCTCCTTTATGGACCTGCCGGAGGGTGCCAAGTTCCAGTGGGTCGAAATCGAGGCTCGTTCTCTGGCGGAGCACCGGGCTTACCTGCAGCAGCTAGAGGAAGCCATACGCCGTGACGCCTTGATCCCGGCGGGACACCCGGCCGGCGGCCATGGCCCAGCCCGCACCGAGCTGGAGATTTCGCTCACCGCCGGCCAGAGCTTTGCGGTGCTGCAGTCGCTTGCAGGCCAGAAGAGCTCGATGCTCAGCACCCTGCTGCGCCAGTGGACCCGCCTCACCGGCGAAAAGCTCTCCGACACGCCGGCCTGCAGCGTGGAGATCTCCCCACTGGTGCCGCCCCAGCCCCCGCGCAAACCCCAGCCTTCGGTGCAGGAGTGGCTGGTGCTGCATGAGCGGGGGGTGATCGACGGGGCTGAGCTGCGTCAGCAGCTGGGGCTGGGCGAGCCCAACGTGGCCAGTGGCGGTTGA